TCGGTTAAACCATAATTTTTAGTAAGCATATGGGTTGTGGCACCTGAGTCGGCTGTCCAGTCGGGAATTTCGGATGCAAGGCTGCATTGAGCAGTGAATGCTTGGGCTAGATTTGCATCTAGATTGAGGGCTTTTTGAGCATAAGACGCTAGAGTAGGACAAGTAGTAGCATAGTGAACATCTTTGCGACATAATTGACAATGAGGAGGACGTTTGTTGTAGGTATTACCTCGCCCTTTTGATTGGTGTGTGCGGCCCTTGCCACGGTTAGaggatgatcagttgttgtatgTTGGTCTGGTTGAGTTAGAATAGAAGGCAGCCTCGGGTTGGGTGGAAGGACCGTGAAGCTTTTGAAGAAATAGTTCCTGATTTTCTGCATTTGCAAGCAGGTCTCGAAAAGCAGGAGCAGGTTTGATTGCTCTTTGAGATGTGGAAAAGGTTTCAAAGGAGGCACCTAAACCACAAAGAAACCAGTGGCGTTTATCCTCGTCACTGATGGGGTGGCCGATAGATGCAAGCTGGTCGGAAAAGGCTTTGAACTTCCGACCGTATTCTGCCACAGAACCGGTACCTTTCTGAAGGTTATGAAGAGAGTCTTTTAAATTGTGGATTCGCTCAATAGAGCAATGGCTGTAGGCATTAGCAAGGGCTGTCCAGACCGAGAAGGAAGTGGTGTGTCCAATTGTTTCGGACATAGCTTCTTTGGTGAGGGTGGAGTTTATGAGAAGAAGGACCCTTTGGTCGGAAGATTTCCAGGAGATGAAGGCTGGATTAGCAGAGGTTTCGTTGTTGGAAGTGATAGTTTTGGGTGGGCAGGGTTTCGTACCATCAATGTGGCCGAGGAGATCAAGGTGGGCCAGAACAGGGGTAATCTGTTTCTCCCACGGGAGATAATTTGTTGAGTTAAGTTTTATATTGATTAAGTGGCTGAGAGAATggagaggaatgcttgagagaTCTGTTGAAGAAGACATGATGGAGTCGGAGAGAGGACAGAAAAAGGTTAGGGCAGAAGATAGTCAAGGAGACAGGATCAAGGCTGATACCATGAGATAGTAACAACTTTTGATGATTTACAGTGAAGAATACAATCGGTATAAATACACAGAAAAGAACAAGTATTGAGGAGTAAAATCCTCCTATGACTAAAATAGAAATCTATACAATAAATGCAATGAATGATAGTAAATGCAGGTGATATTTGAGGCAATTGTTTAGAGTTGCCTAATAAATCTATACACCAATATTCTCTTTTCAAAGATGGATAGTGTTCTGAGGTGTCCATTCCAAACTGTTCAACTATAGATTAATGTCATATGAAATGTTGACCGGTCAATGCAGGAAGGTGGTTTGACTGAACTATGTAAAACTTCAGACCACAACTCAGTGACCAATTCCCTTTTCATTCATTCTGTAATCTTACCTTTGCACTTCCAAATGAAACCATGCTCGGAACAATAAGAAGTTTACAAGGGTTTTTAGATTATTCGTTGAATTGCAACTTTGAGATGCCTTGGCCCGTCTACAATGATTCTATATGTCATGACTGGAACCTTAACCCGGCACATTTCCTCTTTTCGTTTATTCTCTACTCAAAGTAAGCCCTTCATATTAATGCGTAAAACCACCTAAATCATTtcttttaaaatatataaatgaaatataacttttaaaatatttaGGATTGTTCAAATAGCTTATGACTCGAAGCCCACTCAATATATAATTATCGAGCCGAGATGATCTTACTTGCTTAGTTCACTCAAGCTATAGTCCATTTAAAAAACCCAACTTTTATAGGAAAAAAAAACACTCACCCACCTTTCTTGTTGTTGTCATGTCTATCCATATGtgcaaattataaaaaaaaaaaaattaaaagttccAGAACATATAAGCTGGCTCGAGCTCAAAATTTCAGCTCGTTAAGAGTTTTCGAGATGAGCTGGCTCATTTAACTTGTAGCGCAAGCTTAAGCTGAAGCTGACTCGGCTCGTGAAGGATCCCTAGTATAACATAATAATTGATGTACTATATATCTGACCCGCCCATTTCATGTATGGATATGGTTACCTGCAGCAAGGAGACCATCTAACGACAAACAACCATAACTGAAGGATATAGGCTAATCAATGTTTTTTAACATCAATTTACTAAACACCATAGTTGTATAGTGTGAATCTAATGTGTTAATACTTAATACATCaagatatttattttattctaaTGAGAGGGTGACAAAGTTCAAATGAATCATAGAATAACCATCTCATATTCCCCTGTACATTAGAACAAAGCTTAGATCTAGTGTCACAACCCATGCACTCACGGTTTACAAACAGAgcaaaacaacacactttttttaatatatttattataagATGTTTAGTTTCCAGACAAAGTTTGGACAATAGTGTTATGCCATGGGTCTGATAGGTGCTGCAATAGGTTGTCAAATGGCCCCTTTCCGGTCACGTTGTGCTGAACTATGAACCCCAAGAACGCCAACATCGCCAATCTCCCTGAAATTAACATAAAAGTTAGTGACGATATTTTTGACTCATTTATTTGCCATCGGGCTTTTTTACTGTGTTTAGCAGGTCAAATGGGTAAAATAAAAAGTAACTTAAAAGTCTAAATGAGAATTGGATTGACCAatgtgtatttttatttttttaatttataaaaaccTATTAAATCATTTTCTTAAAATTCAGATTATAACATAACACTAGTTagctataatttttttttgataaaaagTGTTTCCATCGAGTCGTGTTGACTAGTTTCAAATCATTTATTTATGGATGGGTCGATTTAGGGTCCGATAATGTTTCATAaaccaaacaaataaataaaatttagttTACTATAAGATGGTAAATTTCTGTTTCTTACCATTAGCAAGCTCTTTCTCTTTGGCCTCAGCAGTTGCTGCAAAGTTAAGGGGATTAAATATGCCACCAGGGTACCCGACTTCATTCGGGGGCAAACTGTAGTTTTTAAAAATCGGATCTTGGTTAACACTTCCCGGGTTCTTGATATCTTGCCATCTTCTGATCTCGACGTAATGGAATAGAATGAATTCGATCACAAACAAGGTTGATGATGATGCGAAGTATTCGGACTTTCCAGCATCATACCACTTAGGGACATTGATTATGCCTATGCTTGTGAAAACCTCAGGCAGCAACATTCCGGCGACACCCAACATGGCCCATCGCCCGTTTACGAGCTCGGCTTGGACGAACCACTTTAGGTTCTCAGGGTCTTCTGCTAGTCCCAAAGGGTCGAACCCATTGTCACCTGGTAGACTGAAATGTGAAAACATATTAGTGTTTCATGGTTactaattattaatattaaattattaactTATTAAAGGTAAAAGAGCCGAGCCGAGCCTACTTCTAACAGGTCTAAGCTCAAGTTCGACtagtttattatatatttattatatgtatttttttataataGTGTCTTTTATAATCTATATGTAGTAACACATAATAGGCAAATATGCATATttaatatattctaaatatatgaTATTAATCAAGgctgttattttatttatttttatataatttcatATAAATTTTTAACTATAACTATgttgttatttatttttatctattttcatataaaattttaattataacataatataatataaagtTTTTAATTACATGTATCACATATTTACATAAAATAATACATATTatgtaaatataaatatatatatatatatagggtaaggatagtgtaaaaagggcctaaagtgtgagaagtgtaagaagtgtattataacactatatataatactatataacaccatataaacaccgtataacaatatgtaacaccatataataccatataacactatgtaacactatatatcattatataacaaatataacactataggttgtctgatagcatgtctatgatagatgtatagtgttctatttgttatataatgatatatagtttaacatagtgttatatggtattatatgttgttacatattgttatacggtgtttata
This genomic stretch from Helianthus annuus cultivar XRQ/B chromosome 8, HanXRQr2.0-SUNRISE, whole genome shotgun sequence harbors:
- the LOC110873832 gene encoding chlorophyll a-b binding protein P4, chloroplastic: MATVTQAPVAVFRPCASRTRFLTGSSGKLNRELSVKPTNTGSSGSFKIEAKKGEWLPGLASPGYLNGSLPGDNGFDPLGLAEDPENLKWFVQAELVNGRWAMLGVAGMLLPEVFTSIGIINVPKWYDAGKSEYFASSSTLFVIEFILFHYVEIRRWQDIKNPGSVNQDPIFKNYSLPPNEVGYPGGIFNPLNFAATAEAKEKELANGRLAMLAFLGFIVQHNVTGKGPFDNLLQHLSDPWHNTIVQTLSGN